One window of the Prionailurus bengalensis isolate Pbe53 chromosome E1, Fcat_Pben_1.1_paternal_pri, whole genome shotgun sequence genome contains the following:
- the TMEM11 gene encoding transmembrane protein 11, mitochondrial isoform X2, translating into MLRVSLSATDCYIVHEIYNGENAQDQFEYELEQALEAQYKYIVIEPTRIGDETARWITVGNCLHKTTVLAGTACLFTPLALPLDYSHYISLPAGVLSLACCTLYGISWQFDPCCKYQVEYDAYKLSRLPLHTLTSSTPVVLVRKDDLHRKRLHNTIALAALVYCVKKIYELYAV; encoded by the coding sequence gGTGAGCTTGTCGGCCACAGACTGTTACATCGTGCACGAGATCTACAATGGGGAGAACGCCCAAGACCAGTTTGAGTACGAGCTGGAGCAGGCCCTGGAAGCCCAGTACAAGTACATCGTGATCGAGCCCACGCGCATCGGCGACGAGACTGCCCGCTGGATCACCGTGGGCAACTGCCTGCACAAGACCACCGTGCTGGCGGGCACCGCCTGCCTCTTCACCCCGTTGGCGCTGCCCTTAGATTACTCCCACTACATCTCCCTGCCCGCAGGCGTGCTCAGCCTGGCCTGCTGCACCCTCTACGGCATCTCCTGGCAGTTTGACCCTTGCTGCAAGTACCAAGTGGAGTACGACGCCTATAAACTGTCCCGCCTGCCCCTGCACACACTCACTTCGTCCACCCCGGTGGTGCTGGTCCGGAAGGACGACCTGCACAGAAAGAGACTGCACAACACGATAGCACTCGCCGCCCTGGTGTACTGTGTAAAGAAGATTTACGAACTCTATGCCGTATGA